From Zerene cesonia ecotype Mississippi chromosome 16, Zerene_cesonia_1.1, whole genome shotgun sequence, one genomic window encodes:
- the LOC119832801 gene encoding UDP-glucosyltransferase 2 isoform X2: protein MGSRWPILCLPILLAASVCGSDILMVTMGGTKSHKIPFWELARGLIRRGHNITLISAFPPDFHLEGLEEIAPAGLVSFIRSYMAFDLVGARMKGEEPLPYKDIIRFGYEACDAFLNDYETRSLLQSGRTYDLIILDGAYPECAMGIVYQQKVPFMYINTVGFYSGPTSISGSPAPFSVTPIFAKSFTDNMNFIDRALNAFWHIGAYAGHAVSVTILQGVLRKHFGQQMPHVYDIGKNVSFILQNGHYSVSYPRPYLPNVAEVACIHCKEPKKLNADLEDWITGAGEAGFVYVSMGSSVRTDNMPLTAHRLIVQALGRLPQRVLWKQDAEQNLTDIPSNVRLYKWLPQQDLLGHPKIKAFVTHGGLLSMFETVYHGVPIVSIPVFCDHDSNAAKAEVDGYAKKLDLQYLTADKLYEAIKEVINEPRYRTQVKKRQILLRDQKESPLERAIYWTEYVIRHKGAYHLLSPAKDLNIFQYYMIDVALAFFALFISMSILVAYILRSGFKKFVDYVQSKRMDQLIDKSSDLVKRSKKLIDHSITKKNL from the exons gggTCGCGATGGCCTATATTGTGTCTCCCGATTTTGCTGGCTGCGTCGGTCTGTGGAAGCGATATTCTAATGGTAACAATGGGCGGTACAAAGTCTCACAAAATACCTTTTTGGGAGCTTGCCAGAGGGCTAATTAGAAG agGGCACAATATAACCCTGATCAGTGCGTTTCCACCGGATTTCCATCTCGAAGGCTTGGAGGAAATCGCTCCAGCTGGCTTGGTGTCGTTCATCAGAAGCTACATGGCCTTCGACCTGGTGGGCGCCAGAATGAAGGGAGAAGAACCTCTTCCGTATAAAGATATTATACGATTCGGTTATGAG GCCTGCGACGCTTTTTTAAATGACTACGAAACAAGATCTCTCCTCCAATCAGGAAGGACATACGACCTTATTATCCTGGACGGTGCCTACCCCGAATGCGCTATGGGCATAGTGTACCAGCAAAAAGTCCCCTTCATGTACATAAATACCGTTGGCTTCTACTCCGGACCAACCAGCATATCCGGCAGTCCAGCCCCGTTCTCTGTGACACCAATCTTCGCTAAATCCTTCACAGATAATATGAACTTTATTGATCGGGCATTAAATGCATTTTGGCATATCGGAGCGTATGCGGGACACGCTGTGAGCGTTACGATTCTGCAAGGTGTATTGAGGAAACATTTTGGCCAGCAAATGCCTCATGTGTACGATATAGGGAAAAATGTCAGCTTCATTCTGCAGAACGGACATTATTCTGTTTCCTATCCGAGACCATATTTGCCGAATGTGGCTGAAGTAGCTTGTATACATTGCAAGGAGCCCAAGAAATTGAATGCG GATTTAGAAGACTGGATCACCGGAGCTGGTGAAGCAGGATTCGTCTATGTATCCATGGGTTCGTCAGTTCGCACCGATAACATGCCTCTCACAGCCCACCGGCTGATCGTGCAGGCACTTGGAAGACTTCCACAGCGGGTGCTGTGGAAACAGGACGCGGAACAGAATCTGACAGACATACCATCTAATGTTAGGCTTTATAAGTGGCTGCCGCAACAGGATTTACTTG gTCATCCAAAAATAAAGGCATTTGTGACACATGGTGGCCTATTAAGCATGTTCGAAACAGTCTACCACGGAGTCCCCATAGTCAGTATACCGGTCTTCTGCGACCACGATTCAAACGCTGCAAAAGCCGAAGTAGACGGCTATGCTAAGAAGCTAGATCTACAATATCTAACAGCTGATAAATTGTACGAAGCCATCAAAGAAGTGATCAACGAACCGAGATATAGAACGCAAGTTAAAAAGCGTCAGATATTGCTAAGGGACCAAAAGGAATCGCCGCTGGAGAGAGCAATTTATTGGACTGAATACGTAATAAGGCATAAGGGCGCATATCATTTGCTGTCACCCGCGAAAGATCTGaatattttccaatattaCATGATAGATGTTGCTTTAGCATTTTTTGCCTTATTCATCAGTATGTCGATACTTGTAGCATACATATTACGGTCGGGTTTCAAAAAATTTGTCGACTACGTTCAGAGCAAACGTATGGATCAGTTGATCGACAAATCGAGTGACTTAGTGAAACGGTCGAAGAAGTTAATAGACCACTcaattacaaagaaaaactTGTGA
- the LOC119832801 gene encoding UDP-glucosyltransferase 2 isoform X1 codes for MDIPLLFGSRWPILCLPILLAASVCGSDILMVTMGGTKSHKIPFWELARGLIRRGHNITLISAFPPDFHLEGLEEIAPAGLVSFIRSYMAFDLVGARMKGEEPLPYKDIIRFGYEACDAFLNDYETRSLLQSGRTYDLIILDGAYPECAMGIVYQQKVPFMYINTVGFYSGPTSISGSPAPFSVTPIFAKSFTDNMNFIDRALNAFWHIGAYAGHAVSVTILQGVLRKHFGQQMPHVYDIGKNVSFILQNGHYSVSYPRPYLPNVAEVACIHCKEPKKLNADLEDWITGAGEAGFVYVSMGSSVRTDNMPLTAHRLIVQALGRLPQRVLWKQDAEQNLTDIPSNVRLYKWLPQQDLLGHPKIKAFVTHGGLLSMFETVYHGVPIVSIPVFCDHDSNAAKAEVDGYAKKLDLQYLTADKLYEAIKEVINEPRYRTQVKKRQILLRDQKESPLERAIYWTEYVIRHKGAYHLLSPAKDLNIFQYYMIDVALAFFALFISMSILVAYILRSGFKKFVDYVQSKRMDQLIDKSSDLVKRSKKLIDHSITKKNL; via the exons gggTCGCGATGGCCTATATTGTGTCTCCCGATTTTGCTGGCTGCGTCGGTCTGTGGAAGCGATATTCTAATGGTAACAATGGGCGGTACAAAGTCTCACAAAATACCTTTTTGGGAGCTTGCCAGAGGGCTAATTAGAAG agGGCACAATATAACCCTGATCAGTGCGTTTCCACCGGATTTCCATCTCGAAGGCTTGGAGGAAATCGCTCCAGCTGGCTTGGTGTCGTTCATCAGAAGCTACATGGCCTTCGACCTGGTGGGCGCCAGAATGAAGGGAGAAGAACCTCTTCCGTATAAAGATATTATACGATTCGGTTATGAG GCCTGCGACGCTTTTTTAAATGACTACGAAACAAGATCTCTCCTCCAATCAGGAAGGACATACGACCTTATTATCCTGGACGGTGCCTACCCCGAATGCGCTATGGGCATAGTGTACCAGCAAAAAGTCCCCTTCATGTACATAAATACCGTTGGCTTCTACTCCGGACCAACCAGCATATCCGGCAGTCCAGCCCCGTTCTCTGTGACACCAATCTTCGCTAAATCCTTCACAGATAATATGAACTTTATTGATCGGGCATTAAATGCATTTTGGCATATCGGAGCGTATGCGGGACACGCTGTGAGCGTTACGATTCTGCAAGGTGTATTGAGGAAACATTTTGGCCAGCAAATGCCTCATGTGTACGATATAGGGAAAAATGTCAGCTTCATTCTGCAGAACGGACATTATTCTGTTTCCTATCCGAGACCATATTTGCCGAATGTGGCTGAAGTAGCTTGTATACATTGCAAGGAGCCCAAGAAATTGAATGCG GATTTAGAAGACTGGATCACCGGAGCTGGTGAAGCAGGATTCGTCTATGTATCCATGGGTTCGTCAGTTCGCACCGATAACATGCCTCTCACAGCCCACCGGCTGATCGTGCAGGCACTTGGAAGACTTCCACAGCGGGTGCTGTGGAAACAGGACGCGGAACAGAATCTGACAGACATACCATCTAATGTTAGGCTTTATAAGTGGCTGCCGCAACAGGATTTACTTG gTCATCCAAAAATAAAGGCATTTGTGACACATGGTGGCCTATTAAGCATGTTCGAAACAGTCTACCACGGAGTCCCCATAGTCAGTATACCGGTCTTCTGCGACCACGATTCAAACGCTGCAAAAGCCGAAGTAGACGGCTATGCTAAGAAGCTAGATCTACAATATCTAACAGCTGATAAATTGTACGAAGCCATCAAAGAAGTGATCAACGAACCGAGATATAGAACGCAAGTTAAAAAGCGTCAGATATTGCTAAGGGACCAAAAGGAATCGCCGCTGGAGAGAGCAATTTATTGGACTGAATACGTAATAAGGCATAAGGGCGCATATCATTTGCTGTCACCCGCGAAAGATCTGaatattttccaatattaCATGATAGATGTTGCTTTAGCATTTTTTGCCTTATTCATCAGTATGTCGATACTTGTAGCATACATATTACGGTCGGGTTTCAAAAAATTTGTCGACTACGTTCAGAGCAAACGTATGGATCAGTTGATCGACAAATCGAGTGACTTAGTGAAACGGTCGAAGAAGTTAATAGACCACTcaattacaaagaaaaactTGTGA